From the Salmo trutta chromosome 30, fSalTru1.1, whole genome shotgun sequence genome, one window contains:
- the qars1 gene encoding glutamine--tRNA ligase, which translates to MADPLTLFTSIGLSEQKAKETLKNDALCSALKDAIAQAQRVLGVAGVDKATGTLLYTMASRLRDPKRLGFLTDHIAQRKICTELQLAAALEFVKSHPQDPINQQEFESLCGVGVVITPEQIEDKVEKVIKKHKDQLLQERYRFNMGLLMGEARGGLMWADGKMIKNEVDMQVLHLLGPKTEADLEKKPKAQKAKAPDGEVKVKEELTMNGELKIEGRTLMDELRGVALNFHKPGENYKTEGYVVTPKTMDLLKQHLEFTGGQIRTRFPPEPNGILHIGHAKAINFNFGYAKANDGICYLRYDDTNPEKEEEKYFTAIKDMVEWLGYKPYEITHASDNFQRLYDLAVDLIRRGHAYVCHQRGEELKGHNPPPSPWRERPAEESLVLFDRMRRGLFAEGEATLRMKIVMEDGKMDPVAYRIKYTAHHRTGDAWCIYPTYDYTHCLCDSIENITHSLCTKEFQARRSSYFWLCNALDVYCPVQWEYGRLNLTYTVVSKRKIIKLVEEGTVRDWDDPRLFTLTALRRRGFPSEAINNFCAKVGVTVAQATMEPHMLESCVRDVLNDHAPRAMAVLEPLKVTITNLPEGIRNDVRVPDFPANEFMGSHVVPFTRTIFIEQSDFREVMEKGYKRLTPDQPVGLRHAGYVISVQKVIKDAQGRVVELEVHCCSSHEAAEKPKAFIHWVSEPQKCEIRLYERLFLHKNPEDPSEVPGGFLSDINPNSLQVIDSALVDISVSKAKVFDKFQFERVGYFALDPDSTADKLVFNRTVTLKEDPGKM; encoded by the exons ATGGCGGATCCGTTGACGCTATTCACTTCTATTGGGCTAAGTGAGCAGAAAGCGAAGGAGACTTTGAAAAATGATGCCTTATGTTCTGCCCTAAAGGATGCTATTGCACAG GCCCAGCGGGTGCTTGGGGTGGCAGGAGTGGACAAAGCGACAGGGACCCTCCTGTACACAATGGCCTCTCGTCTTCGAGACCCCAAACGCCTGGGCTTCCTCACAGATCACATCGCTCAACGCAAGATCTGTACAGAGCTGCAACTGgcag CTGCTTTGGAGTTTGTGAAGAGCCATCCCCAGGACCCTATCAACCAGCAGGAGTTTGAGTCTTTGTGTGGAGTGGGAGTGGTTATAACACCAGAGCAGATAGAAGACAAG GTGGAAAAAGTGATCAAGAAGCACAAAGACCAGCTGTTGCAGGAGAGGTACCGTTTTAACATGGGACTGCTCATGG GTGAGGCTCGTGGTGGCCTGATGTGGGCTGATGGGAAGATGATCAAAAACGAGGTGGACATGCAG GTCCTCCATCTCCTGGGCCCAAAGACAGAGGCTGACCTGGAGAAGAAACCCAAG GCTCAGAAGGCTAAGGCTCCAGATGGTGAGGTGAAGGTGAAGGAGGAGCTCACTATGAATG gggagtTAAAGATTGAGGGCAGAACGCTGATGGATGAGCTGAGAGGAGTGGCCTTGAATTTCCACAAACCAG GAGAGAACTATAAAACAGAGGGCTATGTGGTCACTCCTAAAACCATGGACCTGTTGAAGCAGCATCTGGAGTTCACTGGAGGACAG ATTCGCACTCGTTTCCCTCCAGAGCCCAACGGTATTCTTCACATTGGTCACGCCAAAGCCATCAACTTTAATTTTGGCTATGCTAAG gcTAACGATGGGATCTGCTACTTGAGGTATGATGACACTAACCCAGAAAAGGAAGAGGAGAAGTACTTCACTGCCATCAAAGACATGGTGGAGTGGCTAG gttATAAGCCTTATGAAATCACTCACGCCTCCGACAACTTCCAGAGACTTTACGACCTGGCAGTGGACCTCATCCGTAG GGGCCATGCCTACGTGTGTCACCAGCGGGGGGAGGAGCTGAAGGGTCACAACCCGCCCCCGTCGCCATGGCGAGAGCGTCCTGCTGAGGAGTCATTGGTGCTGTTTGACAGGATGAGGCGGGGCCTGTTCGCTGAGGGAGAGGCCACACTCAGGATGAAGATAGTGATGGAGGACGGCAAGATGGACCCCGTGGCCTACAGGATCAAATACACAGCCCACCATCGCACTGGGGACGCatg GTGTATCTATCCTACCTATGACTACACCCACTGTCTGTGTGACTCTATTGAAAACATCACACACTCACTCTGCACCAAGGAGTTCCAGGCCAG GCGGTCATCGTATTTCTGGCTGTGTAATGCTCTGGACGTGTACTGCCCTGTGCAGTGGGAATATGGCCGTCTGAACCTCACCTACACCGTGGTCTCCAAGAGGAAGATCATCAAACTGGTGGAGGAAGGAACTGTGAG GGACTGGGACGACCCTCGTCTCTTCACTCTGACTGCTCTGAGGAGGAGGGGCTTCCCATCTGAGGCCATCAACAACTTCTGTGCAAAG GTGGGAGTGACTGTTGCCCAGGCAACGATGGAGCCCCACATGTTAGAGTCGTGTGTGAGGGATGTGCTGAATGACCACGCCCCCCGAGCCATGGCTGTCCTGGAGCCCCTCAAAGTCACCATCACCAATCTGCCTGAGGGCATACGG AATGATGTCCGTGTGCCTGACTTCCCAGCCAATGAGTTCATGGGCAGCCATGTTGTTCCATTTACACGCACCATCTTCATCGAGCAGAGTGACTTTAGAGAG GTGATGGAGAAGGGCTACAAGCGTCTGACCCCAGATCAGCCAGTAGGCCTGAGGCATGCTGGCTATGTCATCTCTGTACAGAAGGTCATCAAG gaCGCCCAGGGCAGGGTGGTGGAGTTGGAGGTGCATTGCTGTAGTTCCCATGAGGCTGCAGAGAAACCTAAGGCCTTCATCCACTGGGTCAGCGAGCCCCAGAAGTGTGAAATCCGTCTCTACGAAAGACT ATTCCTTCACAAAAATCCTGAGGACCCGTCTGAGGTGCCCGGTGGCTTCCTAAGTGACATCAACCCT AACTCCCTGCAAGTGATTGACAGTGCCTTGGTGGACATCTCTGTGAGCAAGGCAAAGGTGTTTGATAAGTTCCAGTTTGAGAGAGTGGGCTACTTTGCACTGGACCCAGACAGCACAGCAGACAAG CTCGTCTTCAACAGAACGGTCACCCTCAAAGAGGATCCTGGGAAGATGTGA
- the LOC115168445 gene encoding glutamine-rich protein 1 isoform X4, producing MNNMEGSGGSFEDLVRLKARSVPQHRMKEFLESLANKGPEALQEFNHQGGAAATTTTTTTVYQQGANCIYTDSTEVAGSLLELASPQQQVQVSQQQVMAAQQLSPNMTTAMHQGQDIIQVQIGGQHQGQVVGVGGQVLQLPSSSNQQLQGVTTAQLIQSGDLTEEQHQQLQAQLMAAVAGGQQIQIQTVGALSPSQQQGSPRGNTIQTTSPLQPAKKRKVDMPITVSYALPGQQLATVLAIPQGQGQQQSYVSLRPDVLTVDSSHLYSATGTITSPTGETWTIPVYSAPPGSRDQGGVTHIAIPQEAYSAVQVGGGTTTTMAHTTPTQVTIGSSHAVSTMTGSSVGHEEVQYQTVAANSLFPAQFMHGNIHIPVAVQGYGNTTQSLIWDPQQQVLHTQGGVQVQDAQQLQGQTMAVAEMEGQGHTEMMLPCSLKPEEGLDVWKLWAQRKNAELDKDEINKLAPIGRRQALRFQEDLVSCAVAELSVGLSHMCQEARGLEGETYGADVLYYVFLCIQKYLVDNGRVDDVFSDPYYGRFSQCLHRILEPWRPSVHPLGPGYLIASQVTEEMLWECKQLGAHSPATLLTTLMFFNTK from the exons ATGAATAACATGGAGGGTTCGGGGGGCTCGTTTGAGGATCTGGTGAGGCTGAAGGCCCGCAGTGTCCCCCAGCATCGGATGAAGGAGTTCCTGGAGTCCCTGGCCAACAAGGGCCCAGAGGCACTGCAGGAGTTCAACCATCAGGGCGGCGCTGCCgccacaaccactaccaccactacggTGTACCAGCAGGGAGCAAACTGCATATACACAGACAGCACCGAGGTGGCTGGGTCACTGCTGGAACTGGCCAGTCcg CAACAGCAGGTACAGGTGTCCCAGCAGCAGGTGATGGCAGCGCAGCAGCTCTCACCAAATATGACCACAGCCATGCACCAAGGCCAAGACATAATACAG GTGCAGATCGGGGGGCAACATCAGGGCCAGGTGGTTGGGGTGGGGGGCCAGGTGCTGCAGCTGCCCTCATCCTCCAATCAACAGCTGCAGGGGGTCACCACAGCCCAGCTAATACAGTCCGGGGACCTCACAGAAGAACAGCACCAACAG CTGCAGGCCCAGTTGATGGCAGCGGTGGCGGGTGGTCAACAGATCCAGATCCAGACGGTGGgagctctctccccctcccagcAGCAGGGCTCTCCCCGGGGGAACACCATCCAGACCACCTCCCCCCTCCAGCCAGCCAAGAAGCGTAAGGTGGACATGCCCATCACAGTGTCCTACGCCCTGCCTGGTCAGCAGCTGGCCACTGTACTAGCAATCCCCCAGGGTCAGGGACAGCAGCAGAGCTACGTATCTCTGAGGCCAGACGTGTTGACTGTAGATAGCAGCCACCTGTACAGCGCTACAGGTACCATCACCAGCCCCACTGGAGAGACCTGGACCATCCCAGTCTACTCTGCCCCGCCAGGGTCACGTGATCAGGGCGGCGTCACACACATCGCCATCCCCCAGGAAGCATACAGCGCTGTGCAGGTTGGTGGGGGGACTACAACGACAATGGCACACACTACGCCAACGCAAGTTACGATCGGCTCGAGTCATGCAGTTTCAACGATGACAGGGTCGTCGGTGGGTCATGAAGAAGTGCAATACCAGACAGTGGCGGCCAACTCTCTGTTCCCGGCCCAGTTCATGCACGGGAACATCCACATCCCTGTGGCGGTGCAAGGGTACGGCAACACCACGCAGTCGCTCATCTGGGACCCCCAGCAGCAGGTGCTGCACACACAGGGAGGGGTGCAGGTCCAGGACGCACAGCAACTACAG GGTCAGACCATGGCCGTAGCAGAGATGGAGGGCCAGGGGCATACAGAGATGATGCTTCCCTGTTCTCTGAAGCCTGAGGAGGGGCTTGATGTGTGGAAGCTCTGGGCCCAGAGGAAGAACGCCGAGCTGGACAAGGACGAGATCAACAAACTAGCTCCCATTGGCC GCCGGCAGGCACTGAGGTTCCAGGAGGACCTGGTGTCGTGTGCGGTTGCTGAGCTCAGTGTGGGGCTGTCTCACATGTGCCAGGAGGCCCGAGGGCTGGAGGGAGAGACTTATGGGGCTGACGTTCTCTACTACGTCTTCCTCTGCATACAGAAG TATCTGGTTGATAATGGTCGTGTGGATGACGTGTTTTCAGACCCGTACTACGGGCGCTTCTCCCAGTGTCTGCATCGGATACTGGAGCCATGGAGGCCAAGCGTCCATCCACTAG GCCCAGGTTACCTCATCGCCAGTCAGGTGACAGAGGAGATGCTGTGGGAGTGTAAACAGCTGGGTGCCCATTCCCCTGCAACGCTACTGACTACGCTGATGTTCTTCAACACCAAGTGA
- the LOC115168445 gene encoding glutamine-rich protein 1 isoform X3 has protein sequence MNNMEGSGGSFEDLVRLKARSVPQHRMKEFLESLANKGPEALQEFNHQGGAAATTTTTTTVYQQGANCIYTDSTEVAGSLLELASPQQQVQVSQQQVMAAQQLSPNMTTAMHQGQDIIQVQIGGQHQGQVVGVGGQVLQLPSSSNQQLQGVTTAQLIQSGDLTEEQHQQLQAQLMAAVAGGQQIQIQTVGALSPSQQQGSPRGNTIQTTSPLQPAKKRKVDMPITVSYALPGQQLATVLAIPQGQGQQQSYVSLRPDVLTVDSSHLYSATGTITSPTGETWTIPVYSAPPGSRDQGGVTHIAIPQEAYSAVQVGGGTTTTMAHTTPTQVTIGSSHAVSTMTGSSVGHEEVQYQTVAANSLFPAQFMHGNIHIPVAVQGYGNTTQSLIWDPQQQVLHTQGGVQVQDAQQLQGQTMAVAEMEGQGHTEMMLPCSLKPEEGLDVWKLWAQRKNAELDKDEINKLAPIGRRQALRFQEDLVSCAVAELSVGLSHMCQEARGLEGETYGADVLYYVFLCIQKYLVDNGRVDDVFSDPYYGRFSQCLHRILEPWRPSVHPLGPGYLIASQVTEEMLWECKQLGAHSPATLLTTLMFFNTKYFQLKTVEQHLKLAFSKVLRHTRKSPNNPKDKCTSIRYLKPVGQHQIGQKVTDDMYAEQLEHPENPLRCPIKLYDFYLFKW, from the exons ATGAATAACATGGAGGGTTCGGGGGGCTCGTTTGAGGATCTGGTGAGGCTGAAGGCCCGCAGTGTCCCCCAGCATCGGATGAAGGAGTTCCTGGAGTCCCTGGCCAACAAGGGCCCAGAGGCACTGCAGGAGTTCAACCATCAGGGCGGCGCTGCCgccacaaccactaccaccactacggTGTACCAGCAGGGAGCAAACTGCATATACACAGACAGCACCGAGGTGGCTGGGTCACTGCTGGAACTGGCCAGTCcg CAACAGCAGGTACAGGTGTCCCAGCAGCAGGTGATGGCAGCGCAGCAGCTCTCACCAAATATGACCACAGCCATGCACCAAGGCCAAGACATAATACAG GTGCAGATCGGGGGGCAACATCAGGGCCAGGTGGTTGGGGTGGGGGGCCAGGTGCTGCAGCTGCCCTCATCCTCCAATCAACAGCTGCAGGGGGTCACCACAGCCCAGCTAATACAGTCCGGGGACCTCACAGAAGAACAGCACCAACAG CTGCAGGCCCAGTTGATGGCAGCGGTGGCGGGTGGTCAACAGATCCAGATCCAGACGGTGGgagctctctccccctcccagcAGCAGGGCTCTCCCCGGGGGAACACCATCCAGACCACCTCCCCCCTCCAGCCAGCCAAGAAGCGTAAGGTGGACATGCCCATCACAGTGTCCTACGCCCTGCCTGGTCAGCAGCTGGCCACTGTACTAGCAATCCCCCAGGGTCAGGGACAGCAGCAGAGCTACGTATCTCTGAGGCCAGACGTGTTGACTGTAGATAGCAGCCACCTGTACAGCGCTACAGGTACCATCACCAGCCCCACTGGAGAGACCTGGACCATCCCAGTCTACTCTGCCCCGCCAGGGTCACGTGATCAGGGCGGCGTCACACACATCGCCATCCCCCAGGAAGCATACAGCGCTGTGCAGGTTGGTGGGGGGACTACAACGACAATGGCACACACTACGCCAACGCAAGTTACGATCGGCTCGAGTCATGCAGTTTCAACGATGACAGGGTCGTCGGTGGGTCATGAAGAAGTGCAATACCAGACAGTGGCGGCCAACTCTCTGTTCCCGGCCCAGTTCATGCACGGGAACATCCACATCCCTGTGGCGGTGCAAGGGTACGGCAACACCACGCAGTCGCTCATCTGGGACCCCCAGCAGCAGGTGCTGCACACACAGGGAGGGGTGCAGGTCCAGGACGCACAGCAACTACAG GGTCAGACCATGGCCGTAGCAGAGATGGAGGGCCAGGGGCATACAGAGATGATGCTTCCCTGTTCTCTGAAGCCTGAGGAGGGGCTTGATGTGTGGAAGCTCTGGGCCCAGAGGAAGAACGCCGAGCTGGACAAGGACGAGATCAACAAACTAGCTCCCATTGGCC GCCGGCAGGCACTGAGGTTCCAGGAGGACCTGGTGTCGTGTGCGGTTGCTGAGCTCAGTGTGGGGCTGTCTCACATGTGCCAGGAGGCCCGAGGGCTGGAGGGAGAGACTTATGGGGCTGACGTTCTCTACTACGTCTTCCTCTGCATACAGAAG TATCTGGTTGATAATGGTCGTGTGGATGACGTGTTTTCAGACCCGTACTACGGGCGCTTCTCCCAGTGTCTGCATCGGATACTGGAGCCATGGAGGCCAAGCGTCCATCCACTAG GCCCAGGTTACCTCATCGCCAGTCAGGTGACAGAGGAGATGCTGTGGGAGTGTAAACAGCTGGGTGCCCATTCCCCTGCAACGCTACTGACTACGCTGATGTTCTTCAACACCAA GTACTTCCAGCTGAAGACTGTGGAGCAGCATCTGAAGCTGGCCTTCTCCAAGGTCCTAAGACACACCAGGAAGAGCCCCAACAACCCCAAAGACAAGTGCACCAGCATCCGCTACCTAAAGCCTGTTGGCCAGCACCAGATAGGACAGAAAG TGACAGATGACATGTATGCAGAGCAGTTGGAGCACCCAGAGAACCCTCTGCGCTGCCCCATCAAACTCTACGACTTCTACCTCTTCAAATGGTGA
- the LOC115168445 gene encoding glutamine-rich protein 1 isoform X2, translated as MNNMEGSGGSFEDLVRLKARSVPQHRMKEFLESLANKGPEALQEFNHQGGAAATTTTTTTVYQQGANCIYTDSTEVAGSLLELASPQQQVQVSQQQVMAAQQLSPNMTTAMHQGQDIIQVQIGGQHQGQVVGVGGQVLQLPSSSNQQLQGVTTAQLIQSGDLTEEQHQQLQAQLMAAVAGGQQIQIQTVGALSPSQQQGSPRGNTIQTTSPLQPAKKRKVDMPITVSYALPGQQLATVLAIPQGQGQQQSYVSLRPDVLTVDSSHLYSATGTITSPTGETWTIPVYSAPPGSRDQGGVTHIAIPQEAYSAVQVGGGTTTTMAHTTPTQVTIGSSHAVSTMTGSSVGHEEVQYQTVAANSLFPAQFMHGNIHIPVAVQGYGNTTQSLIWDPQQQVLHTQGGVQVQDAQQLQGQTMAVAEMEGQGHTEMMLPCSLKPEEGLDVWKLWAQRKNAELDKDEINKLAPIGRRQALRFQEDLVSCAVAELSVGLSHMCQEARGLEGETYGADVLYYVFLCIQKYLVDNGRVDDVFSDPYYGRFSQCLHRILEPWRPSVHPLGYLIASQVTEEMLWECKQLGAHSPATLLTTLMFFNTKYFQLKTVEQHLKLAFSKVLRHTRKSPNNPKDKCTSIRYLKPVGQHQIGQKVTDDMYAEQLEHPENPLRCPIKLYDFYLFKCPQSAKGRNDAFYLNPEPVVAPNSPLWYSTQPINKEQMAHILARCLIVREIQEAVANIH; from the exons ATGAATAACATGGAGGGTTCGGGGGGCTCGTTTGAGGATCTGGTGAGGCTGAAGGCCCGCAGTGTCCCCCAGCATCGGATGAAGGAGTTCCTGGAGTCCCTGGCCAACAAGGGCCCAGAGGCACTGCAGGAGTTCAACCATCAGGGCGGCGCTGCCgccacaaccactaccaccactacggTGTACCAGCAGGGAGCAAACTGCATATACACAGACAGCACCGAGGTGGCTGGGTCACTGCTGGAACTGGCCAGTCcg CAACAGCAGGTACAGGTGTCCCAGCAGCAGGTGATGGCAGCGCAGCAGCTCTCACCAAATATGACCACAGCCATGCACCAAGGCCAAGACATAATACAG GTGCAGATCGGGGGGCAACATCAGGGCCAGGTGGTTGGGGTGGGGGGCCAGGTGCTGCAGCTGCCCTCATCCTCCAATCAACAGCTGCAGGGGGTCACCACAGCCCAGCTAATACAGTCCGGGGACCTCACAGAAGAACAGCACCAACAG CTGCAGGCCCAGTTGATGGCAGCGGTGGCGGGTGGTCAACAGATCCAGATCCAGACGGTGGgagctctctccccctcccagcAGCAGGGCTCTCCCCGGGGGAACACCATCCAGACCACCTCCCCCCTCCAGCCAGCCAAGAAGCGTAAGGTGGACATGCCCATCACAGTGTCCTACGCCCTGCCTGGTCAGCAGCTGGCCACTGTACTAGCAATCCCCCAGGGTCAGGGACAGCAGCAGAGCTACGTATCTCTGAGGCCAGACGTGTTGACTGTAGATAGCAGCCACCTGTACAGCGCTACAGGTACCATCACCAGCCCCACTGGAGAGACCTGGACCATCCCAGTCTACTCTGCCCCGCCAGGGTCACGTGATCAGGGCGGCGTCACACACATCGCCATCCCCCAGGAAGCATACAGCGCTGTGCAGGTTGGTGGGGGGACTACAACGACAATGGCACACACTACGCCAACGCAAGTTACGATCGGCTCGAGTCATGCAGTTTCAACGATGACAGGGTCGTCGGTGGGTCATGAAGAAGTGCAATACCAGACAGTGGCGGCCAACTCTCTGTTCCCGGCCCAGTTCATGCACGGGAACATCCACATCCCTGTGGCGGTGCAAGGGTACGGCAACACCACGCAGTCGCTCATCTGGGACCCCCAGCAGCAGGTGCTGCACACACAGGGAGGGGTGCAGGTCCAGGACGCACAGCAACTACAG GGTCAGACCATGGCCGTAGCAGAGATGGAGGGCCAGGGGCATACAGAGATGATGCTTCCCTGTTCTCTGAAGCCTGAGGAGGGGCTTGATGTGTGGAAGCTCTGGGCCCAGAGGAAGAACGCCGAGCTGGACAAGGACGAGATCAACAAACTAGCTCCCATTGGCC GCCGGCAGGCACTGAGGTTCCAGGAGGACCTGGTGTCGTGTGCGGTTGCTGAGCTCAGTGTGGGGCTGTCTCACATGTGCCAGGAGGCCCGAGGGCTGGAGGGAGAGACTTATGGGGCTGACGTTCTCTACTACGTCTTCCTCTGCATACAGAAG TATCTGGTTGATAATGGTCGTGTGGATGACGTGTTTTCAGACCCGTACTACGGGCGCTTCTCCCAGTGTCTGCATCGGATACTGGAGCCATGGAGGCCAAGCGTCCATCCACTAG GTTACCTCATCGCCAGTCAGGTGACAGAGGAGATGCTGTGGGAGTGTAAACAGCTGGGTGCCCATTCCCCTGCAACGCTACTGACTACGCTGATGTTCTTCAACACCAA GTACTTCCAGCTGAAGACTGTGGAGCAGCATCTGAAGCTGGCCTTCTCCAAGGTCCTAAGACACACCAGGAAGAGCCCCAACAACCCCAAAGACAAGTGCACCAGCATCCGCTACCTAAAGCCTGTTGGCCAGCACCAGATAGGACAGAAAG TGACAGATGACATGTATGCAGAGCAGTTGGAGCACCCAGAGAACCCTCTGCGCTGCCCCATCAAACTCTACGACTTCTACCTCTTCAAATG
- the LOC115168445 gene encoding glutamine-rich protein 1 isoform X1: MNNMEGSGGSFEDLVRLKARSVPQHRMKEFLESLANKGPEALQEFNHQGGAAATTTTTTTVYQQGANCIYTDSTEVAGSLLELASPQQQVQVSQQQVMAAQQLSPNMTTAMHQGQDIIQVQIGGQHQGQVVGVGGQVLQLPSSSNQQLQGVTTAQLIQSGDLTEEQHQQLQAQLMAAVAGGQQIQIQTVGALSPSQQQGSPRGNTIQTTSPLQPAKKRKVDMPITVSYALPGQQLATVLAIPQGQGQQQSYVSLRPDVLTVDSSHLYSATGTITSPTGETWTIPVYSAPPGSRDQGGVTHIAIPQEAYSAVQVGGGTTTTMAHTTPTQVTIGSSHAVSTMTGSSVGHEEVQYQTVAANSLFPAQFMHGNIHIPVAVQGYGNTTQSLIWDPQQQVLHTQGGVQVQDAQQLQGQTMAVAEMEGQGHTEMMLPCSLKPEEGLDVWKLWAQRKNAELDKDEINKLAPIGRRQALRFQEDLVSCAVAELSVGLSHMCQEARGLEGETYGADVLYYVFLCIQKYLVDNGRVDDVFSDPYYGRFSQCLHRILEPWRPSVHPLGPGYLIASQVTEEMLWECKQLGAHSPATLLTTLMFFNTKYFQLKTVEQHLKLAFSKVLRHTRKSPNNPKDKCTSIRYLKPVGQHQIGQKVTDDMYAEQLEHPENPLRCPIKLYDFYLFKCPQSAKGRNDAFYLNPEPVVAPNSPLWYSTQPINKEQMAHILARCLIVREIQEAVANIH, from the exons ATGAATAACATGGAGGGTTCGGGGGGCTCGTTTGAGGATCTGGTGAGGCTGAAGGCCCGCAGTGTCCCCCAGCATCGGATGAAGGAGTTCCTGGAGTCCCTGGCCAACAAGGGCCCAGAGGCACTGCAGGAGTTCAACCATCAGGGCGGCGCTGCCgccacaaccactaccaccactacggTGTACCAGCAGGGAGCAAACTGCATATACACAGACAGCACCGAGGTGGCTGGGTCACTGCTGGAACTGGCCAGTCcg CAACAGCAGGTACAGGTGTCCCAGCAGCAGGTGATGGCAGCGCAGCAGCTCTCACCAAATATGACCACAGCCATGCACCAAGGCCAAGACATAATACAG GTGCAGATCGGGGGGCAACATCAGGGCCAGGTGGTTGGGGTGGGGGGCCAGGTGCTGCAGCTGCCCTCATCCTCCAATCAACAGCTGCAGGGGGTCACCACAGCCCAGCTAATACAGTCCGGGGACCTCACAGAAGAACAGCACCAACAG CTGCAGGCCCAGTTGATGGCAGCGGTGGCGGGTGGTCAACAGATCCAGATCCAGACGGTGGgagctctctccccctcccagcAGCAGGGCTCTCCCCGGGGGAACACCATCCAGACCACCTCCCCCCTCCAGCCAGCCAAGAAGCGTAAGGTGGACATGCCCATCACAGTGTCCTACGCCCTGCCTGGTCAGCAGCTGGCCACTGTACTAGCAATCCCCCAGGGTCAGGGACAGCAGCAGAGCTACGTATCTCTGAGGCCAGACGTGTTGACTGTAGATAGCAGCCACCTGTACAGCGCTACAGGTACCATCACCAGCCCCACTGGAGAGACCTGGACCATCCCAGTCTACTCTGCCCCGCCAGGGTCACGTGATCAGGGCGGCGTCACACACATCGCCATCCCCCAGGAAGCATACAGCGCTGTGCAGGTTGGTGGGGGGACTACAACGACAATGGCACACACTACGCCAACGCAAGTTACGATCGGCTCGAGTCATGCAGTTTCAACGATGACAGGGTCGTCGGTGGGTCATGAAGAAGTGCAATACCAGACAGTGGCGGCCAACTCTCTGTTCCCGGCCCAGTTCATGCACGGGAACATCCACATCCCTGTGGCGGTGCAAGGGTACGGCAACACCACGCAGTCGCTCATCTGGGACCCCCAGCAGCAGGTGCTGCACACACAGGGAGGGGTGCAGGTCCAGGACGCACAGCAACTACAG GGTCAGACCATGGCCGTAGCAGAGATGGAGGGCCAGGGGCATACAGAGATGATGCTTCCCTGTTCTCTGAAGCCTGAGGAGGGGCTTGATGTGTGGAAGCTCTGGGCCCAGAGGAAGAACGCCGAGCTGGACAAGGACGAGATCAACAAACTAGCTCCCATTGGCC GCCGGCAGGCACTGAGGTTCCAGGAGGACCTGGTGTCGTGTGCGGTTGCTGAGCTCAGTGTGGGGCTGTCTCACATGTGCCAGGAGGCCCGAGGGCTGGAGGGAGAGACTTATGGGGCTGACGTTCTCTACTACGTCTTCCTCTGCATACAGAAG TATCTGGTTGATAATGGTCGTGTGGATGACGTGTTTTCAGACCCGTACTACGGGCGCTTCTCCCAGTGTCTGCATCGGATACTGGAGCCATGGAGGCCAAGCGTCCATCCACTAG GCCCAGGTTACCTCATCGCCAGTCAGGTGACAGAGGAGATGCTGTGGGAGTGTAAACAGCTGGGTGCCCATTCCCCTGCAACGCTACTGACTACGCTGATGTTCTTCAACACCAA GTACTTCCAGCTGAAGACTGTGGAGCAGCATCTGAAGCTGGCCTTCTCCAAGGTCCTAAGACACACCAGGAAGAGCCCCAACAACCCCAAAGACAAGTGCACCAGCATCCGCTACCTAAAGCCTGTTGGCCAGCACCAGATAGGACAGAAAG TGACAGATGACATGTATGCAGAGCAGTTGGAGCACCCAGAGAACCCTCTGCGCTGCCCCATCAAACTCTACGACTTCTACCTCTTCAAATG